The following coding sequences are from one Streptomyces sp. V3I7 window:
- a CDS encoding MBL fold metallo-hydrolase, which produces MLIAGFPAGAWGTNCYVVAPAAGEECVIIDPGHQATRGVEETLKKHRLKPAAVVLTHGHIDHVASVVPVCGAHDVPAWIHPRDRYMLSDPEKALGRSIGMPLMGELTIGEPDDLKELSDGAKLELAGMEFSVAHAPGHTKGSVTFRMPEAGDVPPVLFSGDLLFAGSIGRTDLPGGDMDEMLDSLGRVCLPLDDSTVVLPGHNEHTTIGRERATNPYLRQVAAGLGANPDTAPRRGI; this is translated from the coding sequence GTGCTCATTGCCGGGTTCCCCGCCGGGGCCTGGGGGACGAACTGTTACGTCGTCGCCCCCGCCGCCGGTGAGGAGTGCGTGATCATCGACCCGGGCCATCAGGCCACCCGAGGCGTCGAGGAAACGCTGAAGAAGCATCGGCTCAAGCCCGCCGCCGTCGTCCTGACCCACGGCCACATCGACCATGTCGCCTCGGTCGTCCCGGTGTGCGGCGCGCACGACGTGCCCGCGTGGATCCACCCCCGGGACCGGTACATGCTCAGCGACCCCGAGAAGGCGCTCGGCCGCTCCATCGGGATGCCGCTCATGGGCGAGCTGACCATCGGGGAGCCCGACGACCTCAAGGAGCTGAGCGACGGCGCGAAGCTGGAGCTCGCCGGAATGGAGTTCTCGGTCGCGCACGCGCCGGGTCATACCAAGGGGTCGGTGACCTTCCGGATGCCCGAGGCCGGCGACGTCCCGCCGGTCCTGTTCTCGGGTGACCTGCTGTTCGCCGGCTCCATCGGACGCACCGACCTGCCCGGCGGCGACATGGACGAGATGCTCGACTCGCTGGGCCGCGTGTGCCTGCCGCTCGACGACTCGACCGTGGTGCTGCCCGGTCACAACGAGCACACGACCATCGGCCGTGAGCGCGCCACCAACCCCTATCTGCGGCAGGTGGCAGCCGGCCTGGGAGCGAACCCCGACACCGCTCCCCGACGAGGAATCTGA
- a CDS encoding bifunctional (p)ppGpp synthetase/guanosine-3',5'-bis(diphosphate) 3'-pyrophosphohydrolase, which translates to MPDEAQPLTAAKPEPASAPAAKPAPHAKNDARGPVQHVQSAPVEKPAETTRPKPVTPAVRATGGQGRSGSSNRVRARLARLGVQRAHPYNPVLEPLLRIVRSNDPKIETSTLRQIEKAYQVAERWHRGQKRKSGDPYITHPLAVTTILAELGMDPATLMAGLLHDTVEDTDYGLDDLRRDFGDVVALLVDGVTKLDKVKFGEAAQAETVRKMVVAMAKDPRVLVIKLADRLHNMRTMRYLKREKQEKKARETLEIYAPLAHRLGMNTIKWELEDLAFAILYPKMYDEIVRLVAERAPKRDEYLAIVTDEVQADLRAARIKATVTGRPKHYYSVYQKMIVRGRDFAEIYDLVGIRVLVDTVRDCYAALGTIHARWNPVPGRFKDYIAMPKFNMYQSLHTTVIGPGGKPVELQIRTFDMHRRAEYGIAAHWKYKQEAVAGASKIRTDVPKGVGRDKDAINDMAWLRQLLDWQKETEDPSEFLESLRFDLSRNEVFVFTPKGDVIALPAGATPVDFAYAVHTEVGHRTIGARVNGRLVPLESTLDNGDLVEVFTSKAAGAGPSRDWLGFVKSPRARNKIRAWFSKERRDEAIEQGKDAIVRAMRKQNLPIQRILTGDSLVTLAHEMRYSDISALYAAIGEGHVSAQNIVQKLVQALGGEEAATEEIDESVPPARGRGRKRRRSSADPGVVVKGVDDVWVKLARCCTPVPGDPIIGFVTRGSGVSVHRNDCVNIESLSREPERILDVEWAPTQSSVFLVAIQVEALDRSRLLSDVTRVLSDQHVNILSAAVQTSRDRVATSRFTFEMGDPKHLGHVLKAVRGVEGVYDVYRVTSARQQR; encoded by the coding sequence TTGCCAGACGAGGCCCAGCCACTGACCGCCGCCAAGCCCGAGCCCGCCTCGGCGCCCGCGGCCAAGCCCGCGCCCCATGCGAAGAACGACGCCCGCGGGCCGGTGCAGCATGTCCAGTCCGCGCCCGTCGAGAAGCCGGCCGAGACGACCCGCCCCAAGCCGGTCACGCCCGCCGTCCGGGCCACCGGCGGTCAGGGCCGCTCGGGCTCCTCCAACCGCGTCCGCGCCCGCCTGGCCCGCCTCGGCGTCCAGCGCGCGCACCCGTACAACCCCGTGCTCGAACCGCTGCTGCGCATAGTGCGCAGCAACGATCCGAAGATCGAGACCTCCACCCTCCGCCAGATCGAGAAGGCCTACCAGGTCGCCGAGCGCTGGCACCGGGGGCAGAAGCGCAAGAGCGGCGACCCGTACATCACGCACCCGCTCGCCGTCACCACCATCCTCGCCGAGCTCGGCATGGACCCGGCGACGCTCATGGCCGGCCTGCTGCACGACACCGTCGAGGACACCGACTACGGCCTGGACGACCTGCGCCGCGACTTCGGCGACGTCGTCGCCCTGCTCGTCGACGGCGTCACCAAGCTGGACAAGGTCAAGTTCGGTGAGGCCGCGCAGGCCGAGACCGTGCGCAAGATGGTCGTCGCCATGGCCAAGGATCCCCGTGTCCTGGTCATCAAGCTCGCCGACCGCCTGCACAACATGCGCACCATGCGCTACCTCAAGCGCGAGAAGCAGGAGAAGAAGGCGCGCGAGACCCTGGAGATCTACGCGCCGCTCGCCCACCGCCTGGGCATGAACACCATCAAGTGGGAGCTGGAGGACCTCGCCTTCGCGATCCTCTACCCCAAGATGTACGACGAGATCGTGCGGCTCGTCGCCGAGCGGGCGCCCAAGCGCGACGAGTACCTGGCCATAGTGACCGACGAGGTCCAGGCCGACCTGCGCGCCGCCCGCATCAAGGCCACCGTCACCGGCCGCCCGAAGCACTACTACTCCGTCTACCAGAAGATGATCGTCCGCGGCCGTGACTTCGCGGAGATCTACGACCTGGTGGGCATCCGCGTCCTCGTCGACACGGTCCGCGACTGCTACGCCGCCCTCGGCACGATCCACGCGCGATGGAACCCGGTCCCCGGCCGGTTCAAGGACTACATCGCGATGCCGAAGTTCAATATGTACCAGTCGCTGCACACGACGGTCATCGGACCGGGCGGCAAGCCCGTCGAGCTGCAAATCCGCACGTTCGACATGCACCGCCGCGCCGAGTACGGCATCGCCGCGCACTGGAAGTACAAGCAGGAAGCCGTCGCCGGCGCCTCCAAGATCCGTACGGACGTGCCCAAGGGCGTCGGCAGGGACAAGGACGCCATCAACGACATGGCGTGGCTGCGGCAGCTCCTGGACTGGCAGAAGGAGACCGAGGACCCCAGCGAGTTCCTGGAGTCCCTGCGCTTCGACCTCTCCCGCAACGAGGTCTTCGTCTTCACGCCCAAGGGCGACGTCATAGCGCTCCCGGCCGGGGCCACCCCCGTCGACTTCGCCTACGCCGTCCACACCGAGGTCGGCCACCGCACCATAGGAGCACGGGTCAACGGCCGCCTCGTACCGCTCGAATCGACCCTGGACAACGGCGACCTGGTGGAGGTCTTCACCTCCAAGGCGGCCGGCGCCGGCCCCTCCCGCGACTGGCTCGGCTTCGTCAAGTCGCCCCGCGCCCGCAACAAGATCCGCGCCTGGTTCTCCAAGGAGCGCCGCGACGAGGCGATCGAGCAGGGCAAGGACGCCATCGTCCGCGCGATGCGCAAGCAGAACTTGCCGATCCAGCGCATCCTCACCGGCGACTCGCTCGTCACGCTCGCCCACGAGATGCGGTACTCGGACATCTCCGCGCTGTACGCGGCGATCGGCGAGGGCCATGTCTCGGCGCAGAACATCGTGCAGAAGCTCGTCCAGGCGCTCGGCGGCGAGGAGGCGGCCACCGAGGAGATCGACGAGAGCGTGCCGCCCGCGCGCGGGCGCGGCCGCAAGCGCCGCCGCTCCAGCGCCGACCCGGGCGTCGTGGTCAAGGGCGTCGACGACGTGTGGGTCAAACTGGCCCGCTGCTGCACGCCCGTGCCCGGCGACCCGATCATCGGCTTCGTCACCCGCGGCAGCGGCGTCTCGGTGCACCGCAACGACTGCGTGAACATCGAGTCGCTGTCCCGCGAGCCCGAGCGCATCCTCGACGTCGAGTGGGCGCCCACCCAGTCCTCGGTCTTCCTGGTCGCCATCCAGGTCGAGGCCCTCGACCGCTCCCGGCTGCTGTCGGACGTCACCCGCGTGCTGTCCGACCAGCACGTCAACATCCTCTCCGCGGCCGTCCAGACGTCCCGCGACCGCGTCGCCACCTCGCGCTTCACCTTCGAGATGGGCGACCCCAAGCACCTCGGACACGTCCTGAAGGCCGTCCGGGGCGTGGAGGGTGTGTACGACGTGTACCGGGTGACCTCGGCCCGCCAGCAGCGTTAG
- a CDS encoding DUF349 domain-containing protein has protein sequence MSSDPWGRVDETGTVYVRTADGEQVVGSWQAGSPEEALAYFERKYEGLVVEIGLLEKRVQTTDLSAKDAQAAIDHLREQVDAHHAVGDLDALRGRLDKLVERVEARREERKAQRAKQSDEARHAKEALVVEAEELAQSDQWRVAGERLRALVDIWKGLPRLDRKADDELWHRFSHARSAFSKRRKAHFAQLDAQREEARRAKERLVAEAEALSGSTDWAPTAARYRELMAEWKAAGRAQREHEDDLWNRFRGAQDVFFAARSSVFAVRDAEQADNLKLKEELAGEAEKLLPITDLKAARAAFRSINERWEAIGHVPRDARPKIEGRMHAVDRAIQEAEESEWRRTNPEARARAAGLTGQLQAAVDKLKGQIEQARAQGNTSRAEKLERELEGRQALLDQALKGLHEFGG, from the coding sequence GTGAGCAGCGACCCGTGGGGCCGCGTCGACGAGACGGGGACCGTGTACGTGCGTACGGCCGACGGCGAGCAGGTCGTCGGATCCTGGCAGGCCGGCTCCCCAGAGGAGGCGCTGGCCTACTTCGAGCGCAAGTACGAGGGCCTGGTTGTCGAGATCGGCCTCCTCGAGAAGCGAGTACAGACCACCGACCTCTCGGCGAAGGATGCCCAGGCCGCCATCGACCACCTGCGCGAGCAGGTGGACGCGCACCACGCGGTCGGCGACCTGGACGCCCTGCGGGGCCGGCTGGACAAGCTCGTGGAGCGTGTCGAGGCGCGCCGTGAGGAGCGCAAGGCGCAGCGCGCCAAGCAGTCCGACGAGGCCCGGCACGCCAAGGAGGCGCTGGTCGTCGAGGCGGAGGAGCTGGCGCAGTCCGACCAGTGGCGGGTGGCCGGTGAGCGGCTGCGGGCCCTGGTGGACATCTGGAAGGGGCTGCCGCGGCTGGACCGCAAGGCGGACGACGAGCTGTGGCACCGCTTCTCGCACGCCCGCTCGGCGTTCTCCAAGCGCCGCAAGGCGCACTTCGCCCAGCTCGACGCCCAGCGCGAGGAAGCGCGCCGGGCGAAGGAGCGGCTGGTCGCGGAGGCCGAGGCGCTGTCGGGGTCGACGGACTGGGCTCCGACGGCGGCCCGCTACCGCGAGCTGATGGCGGAGTGGAAGGCCGCGGGCCGCGCCCAGCGCGAGCACGAGGACGATCTGTGGAACCGCTTCCGCGGCGCCCAGGACGTCTTCTTCGCCGCCCGCAGCTCGGTCTTCGCCGTCCGGGACGCCGAGCAGGCGGACAACCTGAAGCTGAAGGAGGAGCTGGCCGGCGAGGCCGAGAAGCTCCTGCCCATCACGGACCTCAAGGCCGCCCGGGCCGCCTTCCGCTCGATCAACGAGCGCTGGGAGGCCATCGGTCATGTGCCGCGCGACGCGCGTCCGAAGATCGAGGGCCGGATGCACGCGGTCGACCGTGCGATCCAGGAGGCCGAGGAGTCCGAATGGCGCCGGACCAACCCGGAGGCACGCGCGCGTGCCGCGGGTCTGACCGGTCAGCTCCAGGCCGCCGTGGACAAGCTGAAGGGCCAGATCGAGCAGGCGCGCGCCCAGGGCAACACCTCGCGCGCCGAGAAGCTCGAGCGGGAGCTGGAGGGCCGCCAGGCGCTTCTGGACCAGGCGCTGAAGGGTCTGCACGAGTTCGGCGGCTGA
- a CDS encoding peptidylprolyl isomerase yields MVSQEQRRRQLAREKYLRQQQRRTSARRKSRMRNSVIASVLGVVVIGSVALYTTGVLKGNDDKANASASVSPSPSASKKVPDPCEKPAKGAVKKQSWKKEPAVTIDKSAAYTMKLATTCGDIGIALKASAAPHTVNSFNFLAGKGFFDHTKCHRLTTNGIYVLQCGDPTASGSGGPGYTIPDENLKDKSLKGNVYPAGTVAMANTGQPHSGGSQFFLVYQDSQLPPSYAPFGTIDAAGMKVLKKIAAAGENTGAGDGAPNATVVIDKATVAKS; encoded by the coding sequence GTGGTCAGCCAGGAGCAGCGGCGGCGTCAGCTCGCCCGGGAGAAGTACTTGCGGCAGCAGCAGCGGCGCACGTCCGCCCGGCGCAAGTCACGTATGCGGAACTCCGTGATCGCGTCGGTGCTCGGCGTGGTCGTCATCGGCAGCGTCGCGCTGTACACGACCGGCGTGCTGAAGGGCAACGACGACAAGGCCAACGCCAGCGCCTCGGTCTCGCCCAGCCCCTCGGCCTCGAAGAAGGTGCCGGACCCTTGCGAGAAGCCCGCCAAGGGCGCGGTGAAGAAGCAGAGTTGGAAGAAGGAGCCGGCGGTCACGATCGACAAGTCGGCCGCGTACACGATGAAGCTGGCCACCACGTGCGGTGACATCGGCATCGCGCTGAAGGCGTCGGCGGCGCCGCACACGGTGAACTCGTTCAACTTCCTTGCGGGCAAGGGGTTCTTCGACCACACCAAGTGCCACCGGCTCACCACCAACGGCATCTACGTGCTGCAGTGCGGCGATCCGACGGCCTCGGGCAGCGGCGGTCCCGGCTACACGATCCCGGACGAGAACCTCAAGGACAAGAGCCTCAAGGGCAACGTGTATCCGGCGGGCACGGTCGCGATGGCGAACACCGGGCAGCCGCACAGCGGTGGCAGCCAGTTCTTCCTGGTGTACCAGGACAGCCAGTTGCCGCCCAGCTACGCGCCGTTCGGCACCATCGACGCCGCGGGCATGAAGGTGCTGAAGAAGATCGCCGCCGCGGGCGAGAACACCGGTGCCGGTGACGGCGCCCCGAACGCGACGGTAGTGATCGACAAGGCCACCGTCGCCAAATCCTGA
- a CDS encoding adenine phosphoribosyltransferase: MTDIRELLLSRIRDVADYPEQGVMFKDITPLLADPAAFTALTDALAEIATDTGATKIVGLEARGFILGAPVAVRAGLGFIPVRKAGKLPGATLRQAYDLEYGSAEIEVHAEDLSAGDRVLVIDDVLATGGTAEASLQLIRRAGAEVAGVAVLMELGFLGGRDRLTPALAGAPLAALLQV; this comes from the coding sequence ATGACCGACATCCGAGAACTCCTGCTGAGCCGCATCCGGGACGTGGCCGACTATCCGGAGCAGGGCGTGATGTTCAAGGACATCACCCCGCTCCTGGCCGACCCGGCCGCGTTCACCGCCCTCACCGACGCGCTCGCCGAGATCGCCACGGACACCGGCGCCACGAAGATCGTCGGTCTGGAGGCCCGGGGCTTCATCCTCGGCGCCCCGGTGGCCGTCCGCGCGGGCCTCGGCTTCATCCCCGTACGCAAGGCGGGCAAGCTCCCCGGAGCCACCCTCCGCCAGGCGTACGACCTGGAGTACGGCTCGGCGGAGATCGAGGTCCACGCCGAGGACCTCAGCGCGGGCGACCGCGTCCTCGTCATCGACGACGTGCTCGCCACCGGCGGCACCGCGGAGGCCTCCCTCCAGCTGATCCGCCGCGCGGGCGCGGAGGTCGCCGGTGTCGCGGTGCTCATGGAGCTCGGCTTCCTGGGCGGCCGTGACCGCCTCACCCCGGCCCTGGCCGGCGCCCCCCTGGCGGCCCTCCTCCAGGTCTGA
- a CDS encoding vitamin K epoxide reductase family protein, whose protein sequence is MSKTTVKDVSTGPESHRPVSAARTEGGSRAFALMLIITGAAGLLAAWVITLDKFKILEAKLAGKTFTPGCSLNPVVSCGSVMESKQAAAFGFPNPMLGLVAYGIVVCVGMSLLARARFPRWYWLTLNFGTLFGVGFCTWLQFQSLYRINALCLWCSLAWVATIIMFWYVTSFNVRNGFLPAPRWVKGFFGEFTWVLPALHIGIIGMLVLTRWWDFWTS, encoded by the coding sequence ATGAGCAAGACGACAGTCAAGGACGTCTCCACCGGACCCGAGTCCCACCGGCCCGTCTCCGCCGCGCGGACGGAGGGCGGCAGCCGCGCCTTCGCCCTGATGCTGATCATCACCGGCGCGGCCGGACTGCTCGCCGCCTGGGTCATCACGCTCGACAAGTTCAAGATCCTCGAGGCCAAGCTCGCGGGCAAGACCTTCACGCCCGGGTGCAGCCTCAACCCAGTCGTCTCCTGCGGCAGCGTCATGGAGAGCAAGCAGGCCGCCGCCTTCGGCTTCCCCAACCCGATGCTCGGGCTCGTCGCCTACGGCATCGTCGTCTGCGTCGGCATGAGCCTGCTCGCCCGGGCACGCTTCCCGCGCTGGTACTGGCTGACCCTCAACTTCGGCACTCTCTTCGGCGTGGGCTTCTGCACCTGGCTGCAGTTCCAGTCCCTGTACCGGATCAACGCGCTGTGCCTGTGGTGCTCCCTGGCCTGGGTCGCCACGATCATCATGTTCTGGTACGTGACGTCGTTCAACGTCCGCAACGGCTTCCTGCCCGCACCGCGCTGGGTCAAGGGCTTCTTCGGCGAGTTCACCTGGGTGCTGCCGGCCCTGCACATCGGCATCATCGGCATGCTGGTCCTCACCCGCTGGTGGGACTTCTGGACCAGCTGA
- a CDS encoding replication-associated recombination protein A — protein MEADLFTAAAEERQEKDPTSSPLAVRMRPRTLDEVVGQQHLLKPGSPLRRLVADGDGGPAGPSSVVLWGPPGTGKTTLAHVVSRATNRRFVELSAISAGVKEVRAVIDGARRAAGGFGKETVLFLDEIHRFSKAQQDSLLPAVENRWVTLIAATTENPYFSVISPLLSRSLLLTLEPLTDDDLRSLLRRTLADERGLGEAFTLPEEAEEHLLRLAGGDARRALTALEAAAGAAQEKGESEIALQTLEETVDRAAVKYDRDGDQHYDVASALIKSIRGSDVDAALHYLARMIEAGEDPRFIARRLMISASEDIGVADPNALPIAVAAAQAVAMIGFPEAALTLSHTTIALALAPKSNSATTAIRDAMADVRKGFAGPVPPHLRDGHYKSAKKLGHAQGYVYPHNQPNAIAAQQYAPDALKDREYYTPTRNGAEARYADAVEWTRKHLGRKRS, from the coding sequence GTGGAAGCCGACCTGTTCACCGCCGCAGCAGAAGAACGCCAGGAGAAGGACCCGACGAGCAGTCCCCTGGCGGTCCGGATGCGCCCGCGCACCCTCGACGAGGTGGTGGGCCAGCAGCACCTGCTGAAGCCCGGCTCACCCCTGCGCCGTCTGGTCGCGGACGGGGACGGCGGCCCGGCCGGCCCCTCCTCGGTGGTGCTGTGGGGCCCGCCGGGCACCGGCAAGACCACCCTCGCCCACGTGGTGTCCAGGGCGACGAACCGGCGCTTCGTGGAACTGTCCGCGATCAGCGCGGGCGTCAAGGAGGTCCGCGCGGTCATCGACGGCGCCCGCCGCGCCGCCGGGGGCTTCGGCAAGGAGACCGTCCTCTTCCTCGACGAGATCCACCGCTTCAGCAAGGCCCAGCAGGACTCCCTGCTCCCGGCCGTCGAGAACCGCTGGGTGACGCTGATCGCCGCGACCACCGAGAACCCGTACTTCTCGGTGATCTCCCCCCTGCTCTCCCGCTCACTGCTGCTCACCCTCGAACCGCTCACCGACGACGACCTGCGCTCCCTGCTGCGCCGCACCCTCGCCGACGAACGCGGTCTGGGTGAGGCCTTCACCCTCCCCGAGGAGGCCGAGGAGCACCTGCTCCGGCTGGCCGGCGGGGACGCCCGACGGGCCCTGACCGCCCTGGAGGCCGCCGCGGGCGCGGCGCAGGAGAAGGGCGAGAGCGAGATCGCCCTCCAGACGCTGGAGGAGACCGTCGACCGGGCGGCCGTGAAGTACGACCGCGACGGCGACCAGCACTACGACGTGGCGAGCGCGCTGATCAAGTCCATCCGGGGCTCCGACGTGGACGCCGCGCTGCACTACCTGGCCCGGATGATCGAGGCGGGGGAGGACCCCCGTTTCATCGCCCGCCGCCTGATGATCTCCGCCAGCGAGGACATCGGCGTCGCCGACCCGAACGCGCTGCCGATAGCCGTCGCCGCCGCGCAGGCCGTCGCGATGATCGGCTTCCCCGAGGCCGCGCTCACCCTCAGCCACACCACCATCGCCCTCGCCCTGGCCCCCAAGTCCAACTCCGCGACCACGGCCATCCGCGATGCCATGGCGGACGTACGCAAGGGCTTCGCCGGTCCCGTGCCGCCCCACCTGCGCGACGGGCACTACAAGAGCGCGAAGAAGCTCGGCCACGCGCAGGGCTACGTCTACCCGCACAACCAGCCCAACGCCATCGCCGCCCAGCAGTACGCCCCGGACGCCCTCAAGGACCGCGAGTACTACACCCCGACCCGCAACGGCGCCGAGGCCCGGTATGCGGACGCGGTCGAATGGACCAGGAAGCACCTCGGTCGCAAGCGGTCCTGA
- the rpsD gene encoding 30S ribosomal protein S4 → MANQSRPKVKKSRALGIALTPKAVKYFEARPYPPGEHGRGRKQNSDYKVRLLEKQRLRAQYDVSERQLVRAYERAAKAQGKTGEALVVELERRLDALVLRSGIARTIYQARQMVVHGHLQVNGQKVDKPSFRVRPDDVVQVRERSLEKPLFQVAREGGFAPDGETPRYLQVNLKALAFRLDREPNRKEIPVICDEQLVVEYYAR, encoded by the coding sequence ATGGCGAACCAGTCCCGCCCCAAGGTCAAGAAGTCGCGTGCCCTCGGCATCGCGCTGACCCCGAAGGCCGTCAAGTACTTCGAGGCCCGCCCCTACCCGCCGGGTGAGCACGGCCGCGGTCGCAAGCAGAACTCGGACTACAAGGTCCGTCTGCTCGAGAAGCAGCGTCTGCGTGCGCAGTACGACGTCTCCGAGCGTCAGCTGGTCCGCGCCTACGAGCGTGCCGCCAAGGCGCAGGGCAAGACCGGTGAGGCCCTGGTCGTCGAGCTCGAGCGTCGTCTCGACGCCCTGGTGCTGCGTTCGGGCATCGCCCGCACGATCTACCAGGCCCGTCAGATGGTCGTCCACGGCCACCTCCAGGTCAACGGCCAGAAGGTCGACAAGCCGTCCTTCCGCGTGCGTCCGGACGACGTCGTGCAGGTCCGTGAGCGCAGCCTCGAGAAGCCGCTGTTCCAGGTGGCCCGCGAGGGTGGCTTCGCCCCCGACGGCGAGACCCCGCGCTACCTCCAGGTGAACCTCAAGGCCCTGGCGTTCCGCCTGGACCGTGAGCCGAACCGCAAGGAGATCCCGGTGATCTGCGACGAGCAGCTCGTCGTCGAGTACTACGCCCGCTGA
- a CDS encoding DUF948 domain-containing protein, with protein sequence MFTARFRERVRTVSGGEVAGILVAVFWAILVSFLAVALARLAQTLKATTKLVADVTEQAVPLLADASTAVRSAQTQIDRVDAIATDVQEVTSNASALSTTVASTFGGPLVKVAAFGYGVRRALVGRREDAPVKAPAKASRRTVIVGRTVPGSRRAARNPRGKRD encoded by the coding sequence ATGTTCACTGCACGTTTCAGGGAGCGGGTGCGCACAGTGTCCGGTGGAGAGGTGGCCGGGATCCTGGTGGCCGTCTTCTGGGCGATTCTGGTGTCCTTCCTCGCCGTCGCACTGGCAAGGCTGGCCCAGACGCTGAAGGCGACGACCAAGCTTGTCGCGGATGTGACCGAGCAGGCGGTCCCGCTGCTCGCCGACGCCTCGACGGCGGTGCGGTCCGCGCAGACCCAGATCGACCGTGTCGACGCGATCGCCACGGACGTCCAGGAGGTCACGTCGAACGCTTCGGCGCTGTCGACGACCGTCGCCTCCACCTTCGGCGGCCCCCTGGTCAAGGTCGCGGCGTTCGGCTACGGCGTCCGCCGGGCCCTCGTCGGCCGCAGGGAGGACGCGCCCGTCAAGGCGCCCGCCAAGGCGTCCCGCCGTACCGTGATCGTGGGCCGTACGGTCCCCGGCTCGCGGCGGGCGGCGCGGAACCCCCGGGGAAAGAGGGACTGA
- the hisS gene encoding histidine--tRNA ligase has protein sequence MSTFKAPKGTYDLIPPASATYLAVREAIAAPLRNSGYGYIETPGFENVELFARGVGESTDIVTKEMYAFETKGGDQLALRPEGTASVLRAALEANLHKAGNLPVKLWYSGSYYRYERPQKGRYRHFSQVGAEAIGAEDPALDAELIILADQAYRSLGLSDFRILLNSLGDKECRPVYRAALQDFLRGLDLDEDTRRRVDINPLRVLDDKRESVQNQLTGAPLLRDYLCDACKAYHEEVRELITAAGVAFEDDPKLVRGLDYYTRTTFEFVHDGLGSQSAVGGGGRYDGLSEMIGGPALPSVGWALGVDRTVLALEAEGVELDLPSSTSVFAVPLGEEARRVLFAKVTELRKAGVAADFSYGGKGLKGAMKNANRSGARYTIVAGERDLAEGVVQLKDMESGEQSAVGVDEIVAELTSRLG, from the coding sequence TTGAGCACCTTCAAGGCCCCCAAGGGCACCTACGACCTGATCCCGCCGGCGTCCGCGACGTATCTGGCCGTCCGCGAGGCGATCGCCGCCCCGCTGCGCAACTCCGGCTACGGCTACATCGAGACCCCCGGCTTCGAGAACGTCGAGCTCTTCGCGCGCGGCGTCGGCGAGTCGACCGACATCGTGACCAAGGAGATGTACGCCTTCGAGACCAAGGGCGGCGACCAGCTCGCCCTGCGCCCCGAGGGCACCGCCTCCGTGCTGCGCGCCGCCCTGGAGGCCAACCTGCACAAGGCGGGCAACCTCCCGGTCAAGCTCTGGTACTCCGGCTCGTACTACCGCTACGAGCGCCCCCAGAAGGGCCGTTACCGCCACTTCTCCCAGGTCGGCGCCGAGGCGATCGGGGCCGAGGACCCGGCGCTGGACGCCGAGCTGATCATCCTGGCCGACCAGGCGTACCGCTCGCTGGGCCTCAGCGACTTCCGCATCCTGCTCAACAGCCTGGGCGACAAGGAGTGCCGTCCGGTCTACCGGGCCGCGCTCCAGGACTTCCTGCGCGGCCTGGACCTGGACGAGGACACGCGCCGCCGCGTCGACATCAATCCGCTCCGGGTCCTCGACGACAAGCGCGAGTCGGTCCAGAACCAGCTGACCGGCGCCCCGCTGCTGCGCGACTACCTGTGCGACGCCTGCAAGGCGTACCACGAGGAGGTCCGCGAGCTGATCACCGCGGCGGGCGTCGCCTTCGAGGACGACCCGAAGCTGGTCCGCGGCCTGGACTACTACACCCGCACCACCTTCGAGTTCGTCCATGACGGCCTGGGCTCGCAGTCCGCGGTGGGCGGCGGCGGCCGCTACGACGGCCTCTCCGAGATGATCGGCGGCCCCGCGCTGCCCTCGGTCGGCTGGGCGCTGGGCGTCGACCGCACGGTGCTGGCCCTGGAGGCCGAGGGTGTGGAGCTGGACCTCCCGTCCTCGACCAGCGTCTTCGCGGTCCCGCTCGGCGAGGAGGCCCGCCGCGTGCTGTTCGCCAAGGTCACGGAGCTGCGCAAGGCCGGTGTCGCGGCGGACTTCTCGTACGGCGGCAAGGGCCTGAAGGGCGCCATGAAGAACGCCAACCGCTCGGGCGCCCGCTACACGATCGTCGCCGGTGAGCGTGACCTCGCCGAGGGCGTCGTCCAGCTCAAGGACATGGAGTCCGGCGAGCAGTCGGCGGTCGGCGTCGACGAGATCGTGGCCGAGCTGACGTCCCGGCTCGGCTAG